In Bradyrhizobium lablabi, one DNA window encodes the following:
- a CDS encoding methanol/ethanol family PQQ-dependent dehydrogenase, translating into MNKILIATTSIFGLLAVQGFPARADQDLDNRAKDPKQWVMQQGDNANTRYSKLNQINSSNANKLQVAWTFSTGVLRGHEGGPLVVGDVMYVHAPFPNTVYALDLNHEGKILWKYEPRQDPNVIPIMCCDTVNRGVAYADGKIFLHQADTTLVALDAKTGQKVWSVMDGEAGKGQSGTDAPFVFKDKVLVGISGGEFGVRGWVSAYNIKDGKLAWRGFSEGPDSDTLIDPVKTTALGKPVGPNSSTSTWQGDQWKIGGGATWGWYSYDPELNLVYYGSGNPSTWNPVQRPGDNRWSMSIWARDLDSGAVKWIYQMTPHDEWDFDGVNEMILTDQTVGGTPRKLLTHFDRNGFGYTLDRTNGELLVAEKFDPVVNWATKVDMDKSSKTYGRPLVVDAYSTQHNGEDSNSKGICPAALGTKDEQPAAYSPDTQLFYVPTNHVCMDYEPYKVSYTAGQAYVGAAVAMYPPKGETNMGNFIAWDGKTGKIVWSNKEEFSAWGGALATAGNVVFYGTLEGYLKAVDAKTGKELYKFKTPSGIIGNVMTYEHGGKQYVAVLSGVGGWAGIGLAAGLLQPENAAAWHGAVDQGKLPPKEKTVDTAGLGAVGGYAGLASYTSLGGTLTVFALPSN; encoded by the coding sequence ATGAACAAAATCTTAATCGCTACGACTTCGATCTTCGGCCTATTGGCCGTGCAAGGCTTTCCCGCGCGCGCCGATCAGGACTTGGACAATCGAGCCAAGGATCCCAAACAATGGGTTATGCAACAAGGCGATAACGCCAACACGCGCTATTCCAAGCTCAATCAGATCAATTCATCCAACGCCAACAAGCTGCAGGTAGCCTGGACGTTCTCGACCGGCGTGCTGCGCGGTCACGAAGGCGGACCGCTCGTGGTTGGCGACGTGATGTACGTGCACGCGCCGTTTCCAAATACGGTCTATGCGCTCGACCTGAACCATGAAGGCAAGATTCTCTGGAAGTATGAACCGCGGCAAGATCCCAACGTCATCCCGATCATGTGCTGCGACACCGTCAATCGCGGCGTCGCCTACGCGGATGGCAAGATATTCCTGCATCAGGCCGATACGACTCTCGTCGCGCTCGATGCCAAGACCGGACAAAAGGTCTGGTCGGTGATGGATGGCGAAGCCGGCAAGGGACAGTCCGGCACGGACGCTCCGTTCGTATTCAAGGACAAGGTTCTCGTCGGTATTTCCGGCGGCGAATTCGGCGTGCGCGGCTGGGTCAGCGCCTACAACATCAAGGACGGCAAGCTTGCCTGGCGCGGCTTTTCGGAAGGGCCGGACTCCGACACGCTGATCGATCCCGTCAAGACGACGGCGCTCGGCAAGCCGGTCGGGCCTAATTCGTCGACCTCCACCTGGCAGGGCGACCAGTGGAAGATCGGCGGCGGCGCCACATGGGGTTGGTATTCCTACGATCCCGAATTGAACCTCGTCTATTACGGTTCGGGCAACCCCTCGACCTGGAATCCGGTGCAACGCCCCGGCGATAACAGGTGGTCGATGTCGATCTGGGCACGCGACCTCGATAGCGGCGCCGTCAAATGGATCTACCAGATGACGCCGCACGACGAATGGGACTTCGACGGCGTCAACGAGATGATCCTGACCGATCAGACCGTCGGCGGCACGCCGCGGAAGCTCCTCACCCATTTCGACCGAAACGGTTTCGGTTACACGCTTGACCGGACCAACGGCGAATTGCTGGTCGCGGAAAAATTCGATCCGGTGGTGAACTGGGCAACCAAGGTCGACATGGACAAGTCGTCCAAGACCTACGGTCGTCCGCTGGTCGTCGACGCCTATTCGACGCAGCACAACGGCGAAGACTCTAACTCCAAGGGGATTTGCCCGGCGGCGCTTGGCACCAAGGACGAACAGCCTGCGGCCTATAGCCCCGACACGCAGTTGTTCTACGTGCCGACAAACCATGTCTGCATGGACTATGAACCCTACAAGGTATCCTACACTGCCGGTCAGGCCTATGTCGGCGCGGCGGTGGCGATGTATCCGCCCAAGGGCGAGACCAACATGGGCAACTTCATCGCCTGGGACGGCAAGACCGGCAAGATCGTGTGGTCCAACAAGGAGGAATTCTCCGCCTGGGGCGGCGCGTTGGCGACCGCCGGCAATGTCGTGTTCTACGGCACGCTTGAGGGTTACTTGAAGGCCGTCGATGCCAAGACCGGGAAGGAACTCTACAAGTTCAAGACCCCGTCCGGCATCATCGGCAACGTCATGACCTATGAGCACGGCGGCAAGCAATACGTTGCCGTGCTTTCCGGCGTCGGCGGTTGGGCCGGCATCGGCTTGGCGGCCGGTCTGCTTCAGCCTGAAAACGCCGCCGCCTGGCATGGCGCGGTCGATCAGGGCAAGTTGCCGCCCAAAGAGAAGACTGTCGATACCGCGGGCCTTGGTGCTGTCGGTGGCTATGCGGGTCTTGCGTCCTATACCTCGCTCGGCGGGACGTTGACCGTGTTTGCTCTGCCAAGCAACTAA
- a CDS encoding c-type cytochrome, methanol metabolism-related, with protein sequence MASGVACADGSGDPAVASSDDGKYADKDGSPTYKVGEDGVVDWYTYSGFRRYHSDCHVCHGPNGEGSSYAPALADSLKTLSYVDFNNIVTNGRKNVDAANDKVMPAFADNVNVMCFLDDIYVYLRARANNAIPGGRPPKHEDKPEAAKAAETSCTGIK encoded by the coding sequence TTGGCGAGCGGCGTCGCATGCGCCGACGGATCGGGCGATCCGGCGGTGGCTTCCTCCGACGACGGCAAGTACGCGGACAAGGACGGCAGTCCGACCTACAAGGTCGGTGAGGACGGGGTTGTCGACTGGTACACTTATTCCGGCTTTCGTCGCTATCATTCCGACTGCCATGTCTGTCATGGCCCGAATGGCGAGGGATCAAGCTATGCGCCGGCGCTGGCCGATTCGTTGAAGACGCTGAGCTACGTCGACTTCAACAATATCGTGACCAATGGCCGCAAGAACGTGGACGCCGCCAATGACAAGGTGATGCCGGCGTTCGCGGACAACGTCAACGTGATGTGCTTCCTCGACGACATCTACGTGTATTTGCGAGCCCGCGCCAACAACGCCATTCCGGGTGGCCGTCCTCCGAAGCACGAGGACAAGCCCGAGGCAGCGAAGGCGGCCGAAACCAGCTGTACGGGCATCAAATGA
- a CDS encoding substrate-binding domain-containing protein: MSSGRSKTSATPTPHISRWPAIILKGVTAVLACALVGLQSGRAAAQASDPGSLELVDPNVFRACGDPRNLPFSNEKGEGFENKLAELFAAKLGKKLSYTYVPQATGFVRMTLGSYRCDIIMGFPQGDDQAQVTIPYYRTTYALIAKRGSGLEDVTAIDDPKLRDKRIGIVARTPPTTNMAINGLLAHAKSYPLFIDTRADSSAQAMIDDLARGDIDCGILWGPMAGYYASRADPPLLVVPLTKETTGPPMIFRIGMAVRPADQEWKRAINKLITENQAEINRLLISYHIPILDEANVPITAETLSKRP; the protein is encoded by the coding sequence ATGAGTTCGGGACGCAGCAAAACATCGGCGACGCCGACACCTCATATTTCGAGGTGGCCGGCAATCATTCTGAAAGGCGTGACCGCCGTGCTGGCATGCGCCCTTGTCGGTTTGCAATCCGGCAGGGCCGCGGCCCAGGCCAGCGATCCCGGGTCGCTCGAGCTTGTCGATCCCAACGTCTTCCGCGCCTGCGGCGATCCGCGCAATCTGCCGTTCTCCAATGAGAAAGGCGAAGGGTTTGAAAACAAGCTCGCCGAACTCTTTGCCGCCAAGCTCGGCAAGAAACTCAGCTACACCTACGTCCCGCAGGCAACCGGTTTCGTCCGGATGACGCTGGGCTCGTACCGTTGCGATATCATCATGGGATTTCCGCAAGGCGACGATCAGGCGCAAGTAACGATCCCCTACTACCGGACCACCTATGCCTTGATCGCAAAACGCGGAAGCGGCCTGGAAGACGTCACCGCTATCGATGATCCAAAGCTGAGGGATAAGCGAATCGGCATTGTCGCGAGGACGCCGCCGACCACGAACATGGCGATCAACGGCCTCTTGGCCCACGCAAAATCCTACCCGCTTTTCATCGACACCCGCGCGGACTCCTCGGCGCAGGCGATGATCGACGATCTCGCCCGAGGCGATATTGATTGCGGCATATTATGGGGGCCGATGGCGGGCTATTACGCCAGCCGGGCCGACCCGCCCTTGTTGGTCGTGCCCTTGACCAAGGAAACCACGGGACCGCCGATGATTTTTCGCATCGGCATGGCGGTGCGCCCGGCGGACCAGGAGTGGAAACGTGCGATCAACAAGCTGATCACGGAAAATCAGGCGGAGATCAACAGACTGCTGATCAGCTACCACATCCCAATCCTCGACGAGGCCAACGTGCCGATCACGGCCGAGACGCTTTCGAAGCGGCCATGA
- a CDS encoding PQQ-dependent catabolism-associated CXXCW motif protein gives MIATAIRFAFAAMVIAAAEALAADVPEPDAYRLDNYRAPTPATLRGASVIGTDEAEEIWRSHTASFVDVMPRPPRPRELPAGTIWHDKPRANIPGSIWLPDTGYGELAPSMADYFAKGLEKATNGDRARRLVIYCLENCWMSWNAAKRALALGYSDVAWYPEGTDGWFAALLPLEDATPEPRPGE, from the coding sequence ATGATCGCAACCGCCATCCGCTTCGCGTTCGCTGCAATGGTCATTGCTGCCGCTGAGGCTTTGGCAGCCGACGTGCCCGAGCCGGATGCCTATCGCCTCGACAACTACCGTGCGCCGACACCCGCAACACTGCGCGGCGCCAGTGTCATCGGGACGGACGAAGCGGAGGAGATCTGGCGCAGCCATACGGCTTCCTTTGTCGACGTGATGCCGAGGCCGCCGCGACCGCGGGAGCTACCCGCCGGAACGATTTGGCATGACAAGCCACGAGCCAATATTCCCGGCAGCATTTGGCTACCTGACACCGGCTACGGCGAACTCGCGCCGAGCATGGCTGACTATTTCGCGAAAGGCCTGGAAAAGGCGACCAATGGCGATCGCGCCAGAAGGCTGGTCATATATTGCCTGGAGAATTGCTGGATGTCGTGGAATGCCGCCAAGCGCGCGCTGGCGCTCGGCTATTCCGACGTCGCGTGGTACCCTGAAGGGACCGACGGCTGGTTTGCCGCGCTGCTTCCGCTGGAAGATGCCACGCCGGAACCGCGTCCGGGCGAATAG
- a CDS encoding ankyrin repeat domain-containing protein: MHRHTAFLCSITIAVLSAAPDARAADPDRCQGLSRRHEIAKPQVSAMEVSLTLFSAVDGNCLDLTTKLLDEGASLDARDRLGARPLSHAAKSGHPRMVELLLARGAPIDARNLDGATALYFAAEGSHILIAQRLIERGADVNLTGPSAISPIAAAAYAGNDLIVEALLAHGADSRTPDDTGKTPLIYAAASARLDIVKRLLAQNIDVNARYRNDLTLLMWASGPDDQVPEAQAIKVVAYLVDAGAHIDDRDDRGRTALMIAAEGGHADIADLLLAKGADPSLKDKTGKRAADLTVLSSLRERLMPP; encoded by the coding sequence TTGCATCGCCACACTGCGTTTCTATGCTCGATTACGATCGCGGTGCTGAGCGCAGCACCCGATGCGCGCGCCGCGGACCCCGACCGGTGCCAGGGACTATCCCGCCGGCATGAAATTGCAAAGCCGCAAGTTTCGGCGATGGAAGTGTCGTTGACGCTGTTTTCGGCGGTCGACGGCAATTGCCTCGACCTGACGACAAAACTGCTCGATGAGGGCGCATCCCTCGACGCGCGGGACCGGCTTGGCGCCCGGCCTCTGAGCCATGCCGCGAAGTCCGGCCATCCCAGGATGGTCGAGCTGCTGCTGGCGCGCGGCGCGCCGATCGATGCCCGCAATCTCGACGGTGCCACCGCGCTGTATTTTGCCGCCGAAGGCAGCCATATCCTGATCGCGCAACGGCTGATCGAACGCGGCGCCGACGTCAATCTCACCGGACCGAGCGCGATCTCCCCGATCGCGGCCGCCGCCTATGCCGGCAATGACTTGATCGTCGAGGCGTTGCTTGCCCATGGCGCCGATTCGCGAACACCCGACGACACCGGAAAGACGCCGCTCATCTATGCGGCGGCGAGCGCCAGGCTCGATATCGTGAAGCGATTGCTGGCACAAAATATCGATGTCAACGCGCGCTATCGCAATGATTTGACGCTATTGATGTGGGCATCGGGTCCGGATGATCAAGTTCCCGAAGCGCAGGCGATCAAGGTTGTTGCTTATCTCGTGGACGCCGGCGCACATATCGACGACCGCGATGACCGCGGCCGCACCGCGCTGATGATCGCGGCCGAAGGCGGCCATGCTGACATCGCCGATCTTTTGCTCGCGAAAGGCGCCGATCCCTCTCTGAAGGACAAAACGGGAAAACGCGCCGCGGATCTGACGGTATTGTCCTCGCTGCGCGAGCGGCTGATGCCGCCGTAG
- a CDS encoding c-type cytochrome: MSGRLGSCSFGAVALAALLNVGVTPLYAQSIEEKTQVCAGCHGASGKPVDKTTPIIWGQQAGYLYIELRDFKRGDRKNDIMQPIASSLERQDMLDIADYFSKKPWPDLGQPRAPKEMAEKALNANRSVGCTGCHLDHFQGDGTIPRLAGMSKEYLTKTMDDFRTRARGNNPGMSDLMLATSPEDLAPLAEYLAGL, from the coding sequence ATGAGCGGCAGGTTGGGATCGTGCAGTTTCGGCGCCGTCGCTTTGGCGGCACTGTTGAACGTCGGCGTAACGCCGCTCTACGCCCAAAGCATCGAAGAAAAGACGCAAGTCTGCGCCGGCTGCCATGGCGCGTCCGGCAAACCGGTCGACAAGACCACACCGATCATCTGGGGGCAGCAAGCGGGCTACCTCTATATCGAGCTGCGTGATTTCAAGCGCGGCGATCGCAAGAACGACATCATGCAGCCGATCGCCTCCTCCCTGGAGCGACAGGACATGCTCGATATCGCGGATTATTTTTCGAAGAAGCCGTGGCCCGATCTGGGCCAGCCTCGCGCGCCGAAGGAAATGGCCGAGAAGGCGCTGAACGCCAACCGCTCGGTGGGTTGCACGGGCTGCCATCTCGATCACTTTCAGGGTGACGGCACGATCCCTAGGCTCGCAGGCATGAGCAAGGAATACCTGACCAAGACCATGGACGATTTCCGCACCCGCGCGCGCGGCAATAATCCGGGCATGTCCGACCTGATGCTCGCCACCTCGCCTGAGGACCTTGCGCCGCTGGCGGAATATCTGGCGGGCCTGTGA
- a CDS encoding pyrroloquinoline quinone-dependent dehydrogenase: protein MFAVAGLLTGPVSAQETKQETKAASGQAMVSPVTQQQLNSADKNSTNFLLTNGNYAQTRFYPAKQIDRNSVKHLHVAWIFQTDVKESLETSPIVVDGVMFVTTSFSHVYALDAKTGAQLWHYNHKMGPITTYCCGPNNRGVQVLGDRVYLATLDSKLVALNAKTGDVVWSTDIADPELGYSETMAPTVIKDKVLIGTNGGEYGIRGFMRAYDAKTGKLIWSFNTIPENSVGVWATKDATGRDMHRNIQAEKDQLAKIGDPYKKLGGGVWQNPAIDLATNRIYFVVGNPSPDLDGSIRPGDNLYTNSLVALDLDTGKYLCHFQYIAHDVWDLDAASPPVLLDVKGKDGKTIPGLIHAGKTGHIYVHDRKDCSLIRFSDAMVPQENMWTLPTKEGARMLPGANGGVEWSPIATDPGQELAYAINLHQPMNYFVENSPYPNGKLWLGGAFKVIPGEAQAGNITAVNYNTGKIKWQVKTPEPMIGGILATAGGLVFTGEGNGKFAAYNSSNGKELWSFRAGAGVNAPPSSYMVGGKQYIVVGAGGNTQIDFHRGNNIIAFSLD from the coding sequence GTGTTCGCTGTGGCGGGCTTGCTCACAGGCCCTGTCAGCGCACAGGAAACCAAGCAGGAGACCAAGGCGGCGTCGGGCCAGGCGATGGTTTCTCCGGTCACTCAACAGCAGCTCAACTCGGCGGACAAGAACTCAACTAATTTTCTTTTGACCAACGGCAATTACGCCCAGACACGGTTTTATCCGGCCAAGCAGATCGACCGCAACAGCGTAAAACACCTGCACGTGGCGTGGATCTTCCAGACCGACGTCAAGGAATCGCTGGAGACGTCGCCCATTGTCGTCGATGGCGTGATGTTCGTGACGACGTCGTTCAGCCATGTCTATGCGCTCGACGCCAAGACCGGCGCTCAGCTGTGGCACTATAATCACAAGATGGGACCGATAACGACCTACTGCTGCGGCCCCAACAATCGCGGCGTCCAGGTGCTCGGCGACCGCGTCTACCTGGCCACCCTCGACTCCAAACTGGTCGCCCTCAATGCCAAGACCGGCGATGTCGTCTGGTCCACCGACATTGCTGATCCGGAGCTCGGCTACAGCGAGACGATGGCGCCGACCGTCATCAAGGACAAGGTTCTGATCGGCACCAACGGCGGCGAGTACGGCATCCGCGGCTTCATGCGGGCCTACGACGCCAAAACCGGAAAACTGATTTGGTCGTTCAATACCATCCCGGAGAATAGCGTAGGCGTCTGGGCGACCAAGGACGCCACCGGCCGCGACATGCACCGCAATATCCAGGCCGAAAAGGATCAGCTCGCCAAGATCGGCGATCCCTACAAGAAATTGGGCGGCGGCGTATGGCAGAATCCTGCCATCGATCTTGCAACCAACCGGATCTATTTCGTCGTCGGCAATCCTTCGCCCGATCTCGATGGCTCGATCCGGCCCGGCGACAATCTTTATACGAACTCGCTGGTCGCGCTTGATCTCGATACCGGCAAATACCTCTGCCACTTCCAGTACATCGCCCACGACGTCTGGGACCTCGATGCGGCAAGCCCGCCGGTGCTCTTGGATGTGAAGGGCAAGGACGGCAAGACCATCCCGGGCCTGATCCATGCCGGAAAGACCGGCCACATCTATGTTCACGACCGCAAGGATTGCAGCCTGATCCGTTTCTCCGACGCCATGGTGCCGCAGGAGAACATGTGGACCCTTCCCACCAAGGAAGGCGCCCGCATGCTTCCGGGGGCGAACGGCGGCGTCGAATGGTCGCCGATCGCCACCGACCCCGGACAGGAGCTTGCCTACGCCATCAACCTGCATCAGCCGATGAACTACTTTGTCGAGAACTCGCCCTATCCGAACGGCAAGCTGTGGCTTGGCGGCGCCTTCAAGGTGATCCCAGGCGAGGCCCAGGCGGGCAACATCACCGCCGTCAACTACAACACCGGCAAGATCAAATGGCAGGTGAAGACACCCGAGCCGATGATCGGCGGCATTCTGGCAACCGCCGGCGGTCTTGTTTTTACGGGTGAAGGCAACGGCAAGTTCGCGGCTTACAATTCGTCCAACGGCAAGGAATTGTGGAGTTTTCGTGCCGGCGCCGGCGTCAACGCGCCACCCTCGAGCTACATGGTGGGCGGCAAGCAATATATCGTGGTGGGAGCGGGCGGTAACACCCAGATCGACTTCCACCGCGGCAACAACATCATCGCGTTTTCGCTTGACTAG
- a CDS encoding two-component system VirA-like sensor kinase, whose protein sequence is MRITSIAIVGAFFILLLTWLLLSGLYPNYARYDRELQALDEFSRLERGLNREVLTARAGLSRNYDALAHLTDAYAGSLDRLREAAATDSELRAAIDVLAERADRQRDLVEKFKSRNALLRNSFAYFGMFSARLAGSYDRPLVAAASSLSSAMLHLTLDTSPAAVHEVKNRLEQLAGLQSPPSDADSVQAAIAHGGILHDLLPATDAALKELTAAASTREQDIVRSLIMERQLAERAKARQYRVLLYSASLMLLAALIYLGLQLRARAVALRRRAAFEHVIAGISTRFINSQHHEIAEHVGSALERLAGCVGADRAYFVVAGEAKQIYRWSRQGAEFPPGWPERALQLAPRFGRGEDCVIQIPKVRPAHPDDTMTLLAGAGVQGWLCISNICQKRTPAILGFDALRAGALIPSAEVSLFRMAFDAIGQAVGRVFLEREKERLEANLQQARRMETIGNFASGIAHNFNNIVGAILGYTEMADAPVSSDRQPAANLTEIRRAGERARQLVDQILTFGRSGEGRREHVCLKALVAETKGLLAASLPSQVGIRVKETSEAAVVSAEPAQLQQVILNLCNNAAQAMDGPGDIKILIEVREVTEALRVGRIDIGPGRFAILSISDPGRGMDEATLERIFEPFFTTRPDGNGLGLATVREIVEEHDGAVTVASTPGVGTRFDIWLPSVSSNEPISIQHSPGVAGRGAGETVLVLEAERERLLRYEEVLAALGYEPVGFTELAEAAQAYAVKTRFDAALVSHPRGAAAALDFATALHDIAPDLPIILATPSARDLDAQRLASSGIFEVVRQPLAYSELAGALSRCLQASGAPQLQS, encoded by the coding sequence ATGAGGATAACGTCTATCGCTATCGTCGGCGCGTTCTTTATCCTGCTACTCACCTGGCTGCTGCTGAGCGGGTTATATCCGAATTACGCTCGCTACGATCGTGAGCTTCAAGCGCTTGACGAGTTTTCTAGACTCGAGCGAGGATTGAACCGGGAGGTGTTGACCGCGCGCGCCGGTCTGTCACGAAACTACGATGCGTTGGCACACCTGACGGATGCCTACGCCGGCTCGCTTGATCGATTGCGAGAAGCAGCGGCCACGGATTCAGAACTACGCGCTGCAATTGATGTCTTGGCTGAACGCGCCGACCGGCAGCGCGACCTCGTTGAGAAGTTCAAGAGCAGGAATGCATTGCTGCGGAACTCTTTCGCCTATTTTGGAATGTTCAGCGCGCGTCTTGCAGGTTCGTACGACCGGCCGCTGGTTGCTGCCGCCAGCTCGCTCTCATCTGCCATGCTGCACCTCACGCTCGATACGTCGCCCGCTGCGGTGCACGAGGTCAAGAATCGCCTGGAGCAGCTTGCGGGTCTGCAAAGCCCGCCCAGCGATGCCGATTCTGTCCAGGCGGCAATCGCGCATGGCGGAATATTGCATGATCTGCTGCCGGCGACCGATGCCGCGCTGAAGGAGCTGACCGCCGCGGCGAGCACGCGCGAGCAGGACATCGTTCGTTCGTTGATCATGGAACGTCAGCTTGCGGAGCGCGCGAAGGCGCGGCAATACAGAGTTCTGCTTTACTCGGCGTCGCTGATGCTGCTCGCTGCCCTCATCTATCTTGGGCTGCAATTGCGGGCGCGGGCGGTGGCCTTGCGTCGGCGCGCCGCGTTCGAGCACGTGATCGCCGGCATCTCGACGCGATTCATCAATTCACAGCACCATGAGATCGCCGAGCATGTCGGCAGTGCGCTCGAAAGACTGGCCGGATGCGTCGGCGCGGATCGCGCCTATTTCGTGGTGGCCGGCGAGGCGAAGCAAATCTATCGATGGTCGCGCCAAGGAGCGGAATTTCCGCCAGGCTGGCCCGAGCGTGCGCTGCAGCTTGCTCCGCGTTTTGGTCGGGGTGAGGACTGTGTGATTCAAATTCCAAAGGTCAGGCCGGCGCATCCTGATGACACGATGACTTTACTTGCCGGCGCCGGCGTTCAAGGCTGGCTGTGTATCTCAAACATATGTCAGAAGAGAACCCCTGCGATTCTCGGCTTCGATGCACTGCGCGCAGGAGCCCTTATCCCATCGGCTGAAGTCTCACTGTTTCGCATGGCGTTCGATGCGATCGGCCAAGCGGTCGGCAGGGTCTTTCTCGAGCGGGAGAAGGAGCGTCTGGAAGCGAACCTGCAACAGGCCCGCCGGATGGAGACCATTGGCAACTTTGCGAGCGGGATCGCCCATAACTTCAACAACATCGTAGGCGCCATCCTCGGTTATACGGAAATGGCCGATGCCCCGGTCAGCTCAGACCGGCAGCCGGCAGCCAACCTCACCGAAATTCGTCGCGCCGGCGAGCGGGCACGCCAACTCGTCGATCAGATTCTTACATTCGGGCGAAGCGGCGAGGGCAGGCGGGAGCATGTCTGTCTCAAGGCCTTGGTTGCGGAAACCAAGGGGTTGCTGGCTGCGTCGCTACCTTCCCAGGTCGGGATCAGGGTGAAGGAGACGTCCGAAGCGGCGGTCGTATCGGCCGAACCCGCGCAATTACAGCAGGTCATCCTGAATCTTTGCAACAACGCTGCACAAGCCATGGATGGGCCGGGCGACATCAAGATTCTGATTGAAGTGCGGGAGGTAACAGAGGCGTTGCGGGTCGGGCGTATCGATATCGGCCCTGGTCGCTTCGCGATCCTGTCGATCTCGGATCCGGGGCGTGGCATGGACGAAGCGACGCTGGAGCGGATTTTCGAGCCGTTCTTTACGACGCGTCCCGACGGCAACGGCCTCGGGCTTGCGACGGTTCGTGAAATCGTTGAGGAACACGACGGGGCTGTTACGGTAGCGAGCACTCCCGGAGTTGGAACGCGGTTCGATATCTGGCTTCCATCGGTCTCGTCCAATGAGCCGATATCCATTCAACATTCGCCAGGCGTGGCCGGTCGTGGCGCTGGCGAAACCGTGCTGGTGCTTGAAGCGGAACGCGAGCGCTTGCTGCGGTATGAGGAGGTTCTGGCGGCTCTCGGCTATGAGCCGGTCGGCTTCACCGAGCTTGCTGAGGCCGCGCAAGCCTATGCCGTGAAAACCCGTTTTGACGCGGCGCTCGTAAGCCACCCGCGCGGCGCCGCCGCTGCGCTCGATTTCGCAACCGCGTTGCATGATATTGCGCCTGACCTGCCGATCATTCTGGCGACACCTTCAGCGCGGGATCTGGACGCTCAAAGGCTGGCATCTTCTGGAATTTTCGAAGTGGTCCGTCAACCGCTGGCGTATTCGGAGTTGGCCGGGGCATTGTCGCGTTGTCTTCAGGCCTCTGGAGCCCCGCAGCTGCAATCGTAA
- a CDS encoding cytochrome-c peroxidase — translation MPFRTLLELRNCAGPGLAAFVRYGYCAIAIGVVVLCGLQLAAAPSQPLDQPPASVGTIAEEPITPIPEPPPIDPRKVKLGERLFGDPRLSRDNSRSCLSCHDVSSNGATTKRQDIGLDGSSLPFNTPTIFNATLNFRLGWEGRLRTMESDVQAALANPQIMGISISEVVAKLAADPDMRKEFTAAYGSGPDAANMVDAITSFERTLVTPDSKFDRWLTGDAAALSKEELNGYWLFKSLGCVSCHQGVNVGGNLFERHGIFHPLASPKPEILRVPSLRNVATTPPYFHDGSAQTLDEAVRKMGLAQLNSTLTDQQVNAIVAYLQTLTGKYRGSPVGASP, via the coding sequence ATGCCGTTCAGAACACTTCTCGAGTTACGCAATTGCGCTGGTCCTGGGCTAGCTGCATTCGTCCGCTACGGATATTGCGCAATCGCGATCGGCGTCGTGGTCCTTTGTGGCTTGCAACTGGCTGCGGCGCCATCGCAGCCGCTCGACCAGCCACCCGCATCGGTCGGCACTATCGCCGAAGAACCCATCACTCCGATACCCGAGCCTCCACCGATCGACCCACGGAAGGTCAAACTCGGGGAGCGTCTGTTCGGCGATCCGCGCTTGTCTCGCGACAATTCGCGAAGTTGCTTGTCATGTCACGATGTCAGCAGCAATGGCGCAACCACGAAGCGGCAGGACATCGGCCTGGATGGTTCAAGCCTGCCATTCAACACCCCTACGATATTCAATGCGACGCTCAACTTCCGCCTTGGTTGGGAGGGAAGACTCCGGACCATGGAGTCGGATGTCCAAGCCGCACTGGCGAATCCTCAGATCATGGGCATCAGCATTTCCGAGGTGGTAGCAAAGCTCGCCGCTGATCCCGACATGCGCAAGGAGTTCACTGCCGCCTATGGCAGTGGCCCGGACGCAGCGAACATGGTGGACGCGATCACAAGTTTCGAGCGAACGCTGGTAACACCTGACAGCAAATTCGATCGTTGGTTGACAGGAGATGCAGCAGCGTTGTCGAAGGAAGAACTGAACGGATATTGGCTATTTAAATCCTTGGGATGCGTGTCCTGTCACCAGGGCGTGAATGTCGGTGGCAATCTTTTCGAGCGACATGGAATTTTCCATCCGTTGGCGTCGCCGAAGCCCGAAATTCTACGGGTGCCGAGCCTGCGAAATGTCGCGACAACGCCGCCCTATTTTCACGACGGCAGCGCGCAGACCCTCGATGAGGCTGTCCGGAAAATGGGCCTTGCTCAACTGAATTCAACACTGACAGACCAGCAGGTGAACGCGATCGTTGCCTATCTCCAGACCCTGACTGGAAAATACCGCGGCTCGCCTGTCGGAGCGTCGCCATGA